Proteins from one Bacteroides mediterraneensis genomic window:
- a CDS encoding RteC domain-containing protein — MEHLILTETDFFRLIDNPGSTRLGTAYNEFTTTVVSMCKETESTCRTVFALSYAETELQYHDAMQETDSSRSMYVRKALSFVRKMLKYYPVRLYRGGAFDGGEKTNQRQDEAAAMQWTGSTAELVELIYGLDEMKLINGGETGIKELLARFCRMFGVEIKENQCYNTYADIKRRKNESRTYFFDRAAERLNRRMMRDEEAERKRR; from the coding sequence ATGGAACACCTCATATTGACAGAAACAGACTTCTTTCGTCTGATAGACAACCCCGGCTCTACCAGACTGGGAACCGCGTACAATGAGTTCACAACTACAGTCGTATCCATGTGTAAGGAAACGGAAAGTACCTGCCGGACAGTTTTCGCACTGAGCTATGCGGAAACGGAACTGCAATACCACGATGCCATGCAGGAGACGGACTCCAGCCGCAGCATGTATGTGAGAAAGGCGCTGTCGTTCGTGCGCAAGATGCTGAAGTATTACCCGGTACGACTGTATAGAGGCGGAGCCTTTGACGGAGGTGAAAAGACAAACCAGAGGCAGGACGAAGCCGCAGCGATGCAGTGGACGGGAAGCACGGCCGAGCTGGTGGAACTGATTTACGGTCTGGACGAAATGAAGCTCATCAATGGAGGGGAAACGGGCATCAAGGAGCTGCTGGCGAGATTCTGCCGTATGTTCGGTGTGGAGATAAAGGAGAACCAGTGCTACAACACCTATGCGGACATCAAGCGGCGGAAGAACGAGAGCCGGACGTATTTCTTTGACAGGGCGGCGGAACGGCTGAACCGCAGGATGATGCGGGACGAGGAGGCGGAACGGAAGAGGCGGTGA
- a CDS encoding dihydrofolate reductase family protein, producing MAKVRLLAVLTMDGCPAETTGLSGRWLGSDQYGIGALKEAATCVLTEDTSLTLLSCRMENTGDSLNYLIEATEKTASIINGMIRMRLVDEIILYMVPVIAGNGSRLFQSSLPESEWTCTGSRQWKDGMVRIAYGRKTPRQRVVTFGK from the coding sequence ATGGCAAAAGTCCGATTACTCGCCGTCCTGACAATGGACGGCTGTCCGGCAGAAACAACCGGTCTGTCCGGGCGATGGCTTGGTTCCGACCAGTATGGGATAGGTGCGCTGAAAGAGGCTGCCACCTGCGTTCTGACGGAAGACACGTCGCTGACACTCCTCTCCTGCCGGATGGAAAACACCGGCGATTCCCTGAACTATCTGATAGAAGCAACCGAAAAGACGGCAAGTATCATTAACGGCATGATACGGATGCGGCTTGTGGATGAAATCATCCTATACATGGTTCCCGTCATTGCGGGAAACGGCAGCAGGCTGTTCCAGTCGTCGCTGCCCGAAAGCGAATGGACATGCACGGGAAGCAGACAATGGAAGGACGGCATGGTACGGATAGCCTACGGACGGAAAACACCCCGCCAACGGGTGGTGACGTTCGGAAAATGA
- the mobC gene encoding conjugal transfer protein MobC, with protein MSQQEDDLRALAKIMDFLRAVSIILVVIHLYWYCYEAVRLWGIGIGVVDRVLMNFDRTAGLFHHILYTKLFALLLLALSCLGTKGVKEEKITWRRIWTVLAAGLVLFFGNWWVLSLPLPVEAVAGLYTASMAAGYVCLLMAGTWMSRLLRTNLMEDVFNVENESFMQETRLMENGYSVNLPTRFYYRKKWNNGYINVVNPFRATIVLGTPGSGKSYAVVNSFIKQQIEKGFAMYIYDFKFSDLSTIAYNHLLNHMDAYRVRPKFYVINFDDPRRSHRCNPIHPDFMEDITDAYESAYTIMLNLNKTWVQKQGDFFVESPIILFAAVIWFLRIYQDGKYCTFPHAIELLNRRYEDLFPILTSYPELENYLSPFMDAWQGGAMEQLAGQIASAKIPLSRMISPQLYWVMSDSEFTLDINNPDEPKILCVGNNPDRQNIYGAALGLYNSRIVKLVNRKGRLKSSIIIDELPTIYFKGLDNLIATARSNKVSTLLGFQDFSQLKRDYGDKEAAVVMNTVGNIFSGQVVGETAKTLSERFGKILQRRQSITINREDKSTSINTQMESLIPASKISTLTQGMFVGAVADNYDERIEQKIFHCEIVVDAGKVKREEQAYRPIPVITDFTDAGGNDRMKEMIQDNYNRIRAEVRQIVADELQRIQSDPELQYLLSGR; from the coding sequence ATGTCACAACAGGAAGACGATTTGAGGGCACTGGCGAAAATCATGGATTTTCTCCGTGCCGTAAGCATTATTCTGGTGGTCATCCACCTCTACTGGTATTGTTACGAAGCCGTAAGGCTGTGGGGCATCGGCATAGGTGTTGTGGACCGGGTACTGATGAACTTCGACCGTACCGCCGGACTGTTCCATCACATTCTCTACACGAAGCTCTTTGCCCTTCTTCTGCTCGCACTCTCGTGCCTCGGCACGAAGGGTGTCAAGGAGGAGAAAATCACCTGGCGCCGGATCTGGACGGTACTTGCCGCGGGGCTGGTGCTGTTCTTCGGCAACTGGTGGGTGCTCTCCCTGCCGCTTCCGGTGGAGGCGGTTGCGGGTCTCTACACCGCTTCGATGGCGGCGGGCTATGTCTGCCTGCTCATGGCGGGCACATGGATGAGCCGTCTTTTGCGTACCAACCTCATGGAAGACGTGTTCAATGTCGAGAACGAGAGTTTCATGCAGGAGACCCGCCTCATGGAGAACGGGTATTCCGTCAATCTGCCCACACGTTTCTACTACAGGAAGAAGTGGAACAATGGCTATATCAATGTGGTCAACCCCTTCCGTGCCACCATCGTACTGGGTACGCCGGGCAGCGGAAAGTCCTATGCCGTGGTGAACAGCTTTATCAAACAGCAGATTGAGAAGGGCTTTGCGATGTACATCTACGACTTCAAGTTCAGCGACCTTTCCACCATCGCCTACAACCACCTGCTGAACCACATGGACGCATACAGGGTCAGACCGAAGTTCTACGTCATCAACTTCGACGACCCGCGGCGCTCGCACCGCTGCAATCCCATCCATCCGGATTTCATGGAGGACATCACCGATGCTTACGAGAGTGCCTACACGATAATGCTCAATTTGAACAAGACCTGGGTGCAGAAGCAGGGTGACTTCTTTGTCGAGTCTCCGATTATCCTGTTCGCCGCCGTGATATGGTTCCTCCGTATCTATCAGGACGGGAAATACTGCACCTTTCCCCATGCCATCGAGCTGCTCAACCGCCGTTACGAGGACCTGTTCCCGATTCTCACCAGCTATCCCGAACTGGAGAACTACCTTTCCCCGTTCATGGACGCCTGGCAGGGCGGGGCGATGGAACAGCTTGCCGGTCAGATAGCCTCGGCGAAGATTCCGCTCTCGCGCATGATTTCCCCGCAGCTCTACTGGGTCATGTCCGACAGTGAGTTCACGCTTGACATCAACAACCCCGACGAGCCGAAGATTCTCTGTGTCGGCAACAATCCCGACCGCCAGAATATCTACGGGGCGGCGTTGGGGCTGTACAACTCGCGCATCGTCAAGCTCGTCAACAGGAAGGGCAGGCTCAAGTCCTCCATCATCATCGACGAGCTGCCCACGATTTACTTCAAGGGGCTGGACAACCTGATTGCCACCGCCCGAAGCAACAAGGTTTCCACCCTGCTGGGTTTTCAGGACTTTTCCCAGCTCAAGCGTGACTACGGCGACAAGGAGGCCGCCGTGGTCATGAACACCGTCGGCAACATCTTTTCCGGCCAGGTCGTGGGCGAGACTGCCAAGACCCTCTCCGAGCGTTTCGGCAAGATTCTCCAGAGGCGGCAGAGCATCACCATCAACCGCGAGGACAAGTCCACTTCCATCAATACGCAGATGGAGAGCCTGATTCCGGCGAGCAAGATTTCCACGCTCACGCAGGGCATGTTCGTGGGAGCCGTCGCCGACAACTACGACGAGCGTATCGAACAGAAGATTTTCCATTGCGAGATTGTGGTCGATGCCGGGAAAGTGAAGCGTGAGGAACAGGCTTACCGGCCTATACCCGTCATCACCGACTTTACCGATGCCGGCGGCAACGACCGCATGAAGGAGATGATCCAGGATAACTACAACCGTATCCGTGCCGAGGTCCGGCAGATTGTCGCCGACGAGTTGCAGCGCATACAGTCCGACCCCGAACTGCAATACCTCCTCAGCGGCAGATAA
- a CDS encoding AAA family ATPase: MSRIKIKNFGPIKEPKSVKDEWIDIKKVTVFTGNQGSGKSTVAKLISTFTWMEKVLTRGDFKEKEFTTTKFKNKYCGYHRISNYFIKERTEIIYEGNAYKFTYTKQGEFIIEKRTNTFNRYVLPQIMYVPAERNFISMVNKPNLIKDLPDALLVFLTEYNNAKQRIKGGLELPINNAQLEYNKQNDIVSVKGEGYKVKLMEASSGFQSIVPLYLVSLHLSESVKSQANNAQKMSSDEAKRFEAEVANIWNMPNLTDEQRRIALSAVSARFNKSAFINIVEEPEQNLYPESQWMIMKHLLSFNNSLDANKLIVTTHSPYLINGLTIAIKAGLLLKDHSLSDEIREKIDSVFPIKSAIQPDEIAIYEFNEVEGTVEILDTYNGLPSDDNFLNNMLERTNEDFANLLEIQQEL, translated from the coding sequence ATGAGTAGAATAAAAATTAAAAATTTCGGTCCGATAAAAGAGCCAAAGTCCGTAAAGGACGAATGGATAGATATAAAAAAAGTAACTGTATTTACCGGCAATCAAGGTAGTGGTAAAAGTACAGTTGCCAAATTAATTTCCACCTTTACATGGATGGAGAAGGTTTTAACACGAGGTGATTTCAAAGAAAAAGAATTTACTACCACCAAGTTTAAGAATAAATATTGTGGCTATCATCGTATTTCAAATTACTTTATAAAGGAACGTACTGAGATTATCTATGAAGGAAATGCATACAAATTTACTTACACTAAACAAGGTGAATTTATCATTGAAAAAAGAACAAATACATTTAACAGATATGTACTCCCACAAATTATGTATGTACCAGCTGAGAGAAATTTCATCAGTATGGTTAATAAACCTAATTTGATTAAGGACTTGCCAGATGCTTTACTGGTGTTCTTAACGGAATACAATAATGCCAAGCAACGTATTAAAGGGGGTCTTGAACTTCCTATAAATAATGCACAACTTGAATACAACAAACAAAATGATATTGTATCTGTAAAGGGAGAAGGTTACAAAGTTAAGCTCATGGAGGCATCCAGTGGGTTCCAATCAATCGTACCGCTGTATTTGGTTTCCTTGCATTTATCAGAGTCTGTAAAAAGTCAGGCAAATAATGCTCAAAAAATGAGTAGCGATGAAGCGAAACGGTTTGAAGCAGAAGTTGCTAATATATGGAATATGCCAAACTTGACAGACGAACAACGAAGAATAGCCCTTTCAGCCGTATCAGCCAGATTCAACAAATCAGCATTCATAAATATAGTAGAAGAACCTGAGCAAAATCTTTATCCGGAGTCTCAATGGATGATTATGAAACACCTGTTATCATTTAACAATTCATTGGATGCCAACAAGTTGATTGTTACTACACATAGTCCATATCTTATTAACGGTTTGACTATCGCTATCAAAGCAGGGTTACTTTTGAAAGATCATTCGCTGTCAGACGAAATACGGGAAAAGATAGATTCTGTTTTCCCTATTAAGTCAGCTATACAGCCTGATGAAATAGCTATTTATGAATTCAATGAGGTGGAAGGAACAGTAGAAATATTGGATACATATAATGGACTTCCTTCAGATGATAATTTTCTCAACAATATGTTGGAAAGGACTAACGAAGATTTTGCTAATTTATTGGAAATACAACAGGAGTTATGA
- the mobA gene encoding conjugal transfer protein MobA: MNRNGQGNGAEGSKWGRHPKESRKSHCVMVRFDNEEWLKFLSMHEKSGVYARAVFLKAHFFRQPFRVVVTDRTLLDYCTKLSAFHAQYRMVGNNYNQVVRELRCHFSEKKAMALLYRLEKCTGELAALTQQVMELSREFRQKLSEKEEKS; this comes from the coding sequence ATGAACAGAAATGGTCAAGGAAACGGAGCGGAAGGCTCCAAATGGGGGCGGCATCCCAAGGAAAGCCGCAAGTCGCACTGCGTGATGGTGCGTTTCGACAATGAGGAATGGCTGAAGTTCCTCTCCATGCACGAGAAGTCCGGCGTATATGCAAGGGCGGTGTTTCTCAAGGCACACTTTTTCAGGCAGCCCTTCCGGGTAGTGGTCACGGACAGGACGCTGCTGGATTACTGCACGAAGCTCTCCGCTTTCCATGCGCAGTACCGCATGGTAGGCAACAACTACAACCAGGTGGTCAGGGAGCTGCGCTGTCATTTTTCGGAGAAGAAGGCGATGGCATTGCTCTACCGTCTGGAGAAGTGTACCGGGGAGCTGGCCGCCCTGACGCAGCAGGTCATGGAGCTGTCACGTGAGTTCCGGCAGAAGCTGTCGGAAAAGGAGGAAAAGTCATGA
- the mobB gene encoding conjugal transfer protein MobB, which yields MIAKITVGTSLYGALAYNGQKVNEGEGRLLAVNRIFDDGSGHVDIARAEQDFMRFMPEQVRTRNKVIHISLNPHPDDRLTDVELEQLAREYLDRLGYGDQPYLVFKHEDISRHHLHIVSVNVDEQGRRLNRDYIHRRSRRITSELEKKYGLHPADRRQHRTDNPLRPVDTSQGDVRRQVSNVVKAVMAGYRFQTMGEYRALLSLYNVTVEEAHGIVNEREYHGLVYFSLSFSNPSATGDSGNRTGTPFKASRIGKSVGYEAVQRRFEFSKGQIRDKRLAEITRKTVAAVLARTYRREEFVTLLRDKGVDVVFRHTDEGRIYGATFIDHRTGCVLNGSRLGREFSANALQEHFTLPYAGTPPIPFTIAVDGQQPDTRPAVEYDEGYSSGLGLLGGDASGAQAEEAAFERDLWRRRKKRRKGQGL from the coding sequence ATGATAGCGAAAATTACCGTAGGCACGTCACTGTACGGTGCGCTTGCCTACAACGGGCAGAAGGTGAACGAAGGCGAAGGCAGGCTCCTTGCCGTAAACCGGATTTTCGACGACGGCAGCGGACATGTGGACATAGCCCGTGCCGAGCAGGACTTCATGCGCTTCATGCCGGAGCAGGTGCGCACTCGGAATAAGGTCATCCATATTTCCCTCAATCCGCACCCCGACGACCGCCTGACCGACGTGGAGCTGGAACAGCTCGCACGCGAGTATCTCGACAGGCTGGGCTACGGCGACCAGCCTTACCTTGTCTTCAAGCACGAGGACATCAGCCGCCACCACCTGCACATCGTCTCCGTCAATGTGGACGAGCAGGGAAGGCGGCTCAACCGCGATTACATCCACCGCCGCAGCAGGCGCATCACCTCCGAGCTGGAAAAGAAATACGGGCTGCACCCGGCTGACCGCCGGCAGCACCGTACCGACAATCCGCTCCGCCCGGTGGACACATCGCAGGGCGACGTCAGGCGGCAGGTATCGAATGTTGTCAAGGCTGTCATGGCAGGCTACAGGTTCCAGACGATGGGCGAATACCGTGCCCTTCTCTCGCTCTACAACGTCACCGTGGAGGAAGCCCACGGCATCGTGAACGAGCGCGAGTACCACGGGCTGGTCTATTTTTCGCTATCGTTCAGCAACCCGTCCGCCACCGGCGATTCCGGCAACAGGACCGGCACTCCCTTCAAGGCTTCCCGCATCGGCAAGTCCGTCGGCTACGAAGCCGTGCAGCGCAGGTTTGAATTTTCCAAAGGACAAATTCGGGATAAACGTCTGGCGGAGATAACCCGCAAGACCGTCGCTGCCGTGCTTGCCCGGACATACCGCCGCGAGGAGTTCGTCACCCTTCTCCGGGACAAGGGCGTGGACGTGGTGTTCCGCCATACCGACGAAGGGCGCATCTACGGGGCGACCTTCATCGACCACCGCACGGGCTGTGTGCTCAACGGCTCTCGTTTGGGCAGGGAGTTTTCCGCCAATGCCCTGCAGGAGCATTTCACCCTGCCGTATGCCGGCACTCCGCCCATACCGTTCACCATTGCCGTGGACGGGCAGCAGCCCGACACCCGTCCCGCCGTGGAATACGACGAGGGGTATTCCTCCGGCTTGGGCTTGCTCGGCGGCGACGCTTCGGGCGCACAGGCCGAGGAAGCCGCCTTCGAGCGCGATCTCTGGCGCAGGCGGAAAAAGCGTCGCAAGGGGCAGGGATTATAA
- a CDS encoding sigma-54 dependent transcriptional regulator, with translation MGRIIVIEDNPVFRDHVCGMLEKAGYRTRTAYDCAGARRLLEELDDGDIIVSDLRLPDGECTEVLERMRETGIRNPFVIMTDYAQVASAVSSMRLGAEDYIPKILLQEKLLPRISELVRKSERRHTMPILERRSAAFRTIDRRISLVAPTDIGVLILGENGTGKEHVAEKIHAQSTRQKGPFVAIDCGMLTRELAASELFGYEKGAFTGAITGKKGCMAEADGGTLFLDEVGNLPAEVQQKLLRALQTKCYRPTGCTRERKADVRIVAATNENLEKAVEEGRFRRDLYHRLKEFVIKIPPLRECREDILPLAEFFRELANEELGRHTEGFDKEAEKELMRRMWAGNVRELKQTVRSAVLLTEGRLIGADRLEAESTAQAGSSLLLKDGNEERERIVRALAQADGNREVTAGLLGISRTTLYNKMKEYGIMQKKSEK, from the coding sequence ATGGGAAGAATAATAGTGATAGAAGACAATCCGGTATTCCGCGACCATGTCTGCGGAATGCTGGAGAAGGCAGGCTACAGGACCCGCACGGCATACGATTGTGCCGGGGCACGGAGGCTGCTGGAGGAACTGGACGATGGGGACATCATCGTGTCGGACCTGCGTCTGCCCGACGGGGAATGTACGGAAGTACTGGAGCGGATGCGGGAAACGGGTATCAGAAACCCGTTTGTCATCATGACCGATTATGCGCAGGTCGCGTCGGCGGTCAGCTCCATGAGGCTGGGAGCCGAGGACTATATCCCCAAGATCCTGCTGCAGGAAAAGCTGCTTCCGAGGATAAGTGAGCTGGTACGCAAATCGGAAAGAAGGCATACCATGCCCATACTGGAGCGCAGAAGTGCCGCATTCCGGACCATCGACCGGCGTATCTCACTGGTTGCCCCGACGGACATAGGGGTACTGATACTTGGAGAGAACGGTACGGGCAAGGAACACGTAGCAGAAAAGATACATGCGCAGAGTACCCGGCAGAAAGGTCCGTTTGTCGCGATAGACTGCGGTATGCTGACACGGGAGCTGGCGGCATCCGAGCTGTTCGGATACGAGAAAGGCGCGTTTACGGGAGCCATAACCGGAAAGAAGGGCTGCATGGCAGAGGCTGACGGCGGCACGCTGTTTCTGGATGAGGTGGGCAACCTGCCCGCTGAGGTACAGCAGAAACTGCTGCGTGCGCTGCAGACCAAATGCTATCGTCCGACGGGCTGCACCCGCGAGCGGAAAGCGGACGTGCGCATCGTGGCGGCGACCAACGAGAATCTGGAGAAGGCAGTGGAGGAAGGACGTTTCCGGCGGGACCTGTATCACCGCCTGAAGGAATTTGTCATCAAGATACCGCCGCTGCGGGAGTGCCGGGAGGACATACTGCCTCTTGCGGAGTTTTTCCGGGAGCTTGCCAACGAAGAACTGGGACGGCATACGGAAGGATTCGACAAGGAGGCGGAAAAGGAACTCATGAGGCGGATGTGGGCAGGAAATGTGAGGGAGCTGAAACAGACGGTGCGTTCCGCCGTCCTGCTGACGGAAGGAAGGCTGATAGGCGCCGACAGGCTGGAAGCGGAAAGTACGGCACAGGCAGGCAGCTCCCTGCTGCTGAAAGACGGGAATGAGGAAAGGGAACGCATCGTGCGGGCACTGGCACAGGCGGACGGGAACCGCGAAGTGACTGCCGGACTGCTGGGTATCAGCCGCACGACCCTGTACAACAAGATGAAAGAATACGGTATCATGCAGAAAAAGAGCGAAAAATGA